Proteins from a genomic interval of Streptomyces sp. NBC_01445:
- a CDS encoding amidohydrolase, translating into MTAAPIARLLSGFPERLPGLMALYEDLHAHPELSFQEFRTAGVVAERLREQGWEVTEGVGGTGVVGVLANGEGPVVLLRADMDGLPVRERTQLPYASQEMGVDGEGNKVPVMHACGHDMHVTCLLGVTTQLAAARGEWHGTVVAVFQPAEEVGGAPAMIEDGFLDRFPRADVCLGQHVSPAPVGLVGTRPGTVMAASDSLRVRLHGRGGHGSTPETTVDPIVMAAAVVMRLQTVVSREVGAAQTAVVTVGSLHAGTKENIIPDTADLRINIRSTTPVVRERVLAAVERIVRAEAAASGAPKEPEITALNAFSVTVNDTAATGTVLTAIAEVLGGERVFTLPEPLTGSEDFGTFGTALGVPSVFWHFGGGDPAHFEHIDPDTLLTDGLPDTVPANHSPYFAPVPEPTIHTGVTALLAAAAHWLCAGDRQEK; encoded by the coding sequence ATGACCGCCGCCCCCATCGCGCGCCTGCTGTCCGGCTTCCCGGAGCGGCTGCCCGGCCTGATGGCCCTCTACGAGGACCTGCACGCCCACCCGGAGTTGTCCTTCCAGGAGTTCCGTACGGCCGGAGTCGTCGCGGAACGGCTGCGCGAGCAGGGCTGGGAGGTCACCGAGGGCGTCGGCGGCACCGGTGTCGTCGGGGTCCTGGCCAACGGCGAGGGCCCGGTGGTCCTGCTCCGCGCCGACATGGACGGGCTCCCGGTGCGGGAGCGGACACAACTGCCGTACGCCTCCCAGGAGATGGGCGTCGACGGCGAGGGCAACAAGGTTCCCGTCATGCACGCTTGCGGCCATGACATGCACGTCACCTGCCTGCTCGGCGTGACCACTCAACTCGCCGCCGCCCGTGGGGAATGGCATGGCACGGTCGTCGCGGTGTTCCAGCCGGCGGAGGAGGTCGGCGGGGCACCGGCCATGATCGAGGACGGCTTCCTGGACCGCTTTCCACGCGCGGATGTCTGCCTCGGCCAGCATGTGTCCCCGGCCCCCGTCGGTCTCGTCGGCACCCGCCCGGGCACGGTGATGGCCGCCTCCGACAGCCTGCGGGTCCGCCTTCACGGCCGCGGCGGACACGGCTCCACGCCTGAGACGACCGTCGATCCGATCGTCATGGCCGCCGCGGTCGTCATGCGGCTGCAGACGGTCGTCTCCCGGGAGGTGGGGGCGGCGCAGACCGCCGTGGTGACCGTCGGATCGCTGCACGCGGGCACGAAGGAGAACATCATTCCCGACACGGCGGACCTGCGGATCAACATTCGCTCCACGACGCCCGTCGTACGGGAGCGGGTCCTGGCGGCTGTCGAACGGATCGTCCGTGCCGAGGCGGCCGCGTCCGGCGCGCCCAAGGAGCCCGAAATCACCGCTCTCAACGCCTTCTCCGTCACGGTCAACGACACCGCGGCCACCGGCACCGTACTGACCGCGATCGCCGAAGTCCTGGGCGGTGAGCGGGTGTTCACCCTTCCCGAACCCCTCACCGGCAGCGAGGACTTCGGCACCTTCGGCACGGCGCTCGGTGTTCCCTCGGTCTTCTGGCACTTCGGGGGCGGCGACCCGGCCCACTTCGAGCACATCGACCCCGACACCTTGCTGACGGACGGCCTGCCAGACACGGTCCCGGCCAACCACTCCCCGTACTTCGCGCCCGTACCCGAACCCACGATCCACACCGGCGTGACGGCGCTGCTCGCGGCGGCCGCCCACTGGCTGTGTGCCGGCGACCGACAGGAGAAGTGA
- a CDS encoding MFS transporter produces MSAPPPQPVRRTVRITIVLLFTAWLVDYADRLVINLALPSIGDEFDVGRGEQGLIVSAFFLAYALCQIPGGLLADRYGAQRIMLWALLSWSVFTALTGFAWSFAVLLLMRFAFGAAEGVFPPASMKVLVERTTPAQRMGANGVIMSSNALAGVLTPLLVAPLIAAFGWRSAFYSTAALGVFVLVAIRVWLPAPLPPTEPETRVARRRAGGVLRQGVIWRFSAMMFGYSMIVWGLSTWIPSYVSEEYGVSLASTGALVAIPGLAATGAIVVGGRLADRLGGHHRRVIVPGMTVAAVTLLFMVFSPSLIGFIVFGTLATTAVSLCYMPILAVPLGGLAPEDVGVGSGAIVFGGQVAGMVAPPVIGVLADAFSFKVAFASLVLGAAIALVMALLTPQDAATFRTVTGASDLPTPAKEHS; encoded by the coding sequence GTGTCTGCTCCGCCCCCTCAGCCCGTCCGCAGAACCGTCCGGATCACGATCGTGCTGCTGTTCACCGCCTGGCTGGTCGACTACGCCGACCGGCTCGTCATCAACCTTGCCCTGCCCTCCATCGGCGACGAGTTCGACGTGGGCCGCGGGGAACAGGGCCTGATCGTCTCGGCGTTCTTCCTCGCCTACGCCCTGTGCCAGATCCCCGGCGGCCTGCTCGCAGACCGGTACGGTGCCCAGCGGATCATGCTCTGGGCCCTGCTGTCCTGGTCGGTGTTCACCGCGCTGACCGGCTTCGCCTGGTCGTTCGCCGTCCTGCTGCTCATGCGGTTCGCGTTCGGCGCGGCCGAGGGCGTCTTCCCGCCCGCCTCGATGAAGGTCCTCGTCGAGCGGACCACACCGGCCCAGCGCATGGGCGCCAACGGCGTGATCATGAGCTCGAACGCCCTCGCCGGGGTCCTCACCCCGCTCCTCGTCGCGCCTCTGATCGCCGCTTTCGGGTGGCGCTCGGCGTTCTACTCGACGGCGGCCCTCGGCGTGTTCGTCCTGGTGGCGATACGGGTATGGCTCCCCGCGCCGCTGCCGCCGACGGAGCCGGAGACCCGCGTCGCCCGGCGGCGCGCGGGCGGCGTCCTGCGTCAAGGCGTGATCTGGCGGTTCAGCGCCATGATGTTCGGCTACAGCATGATCGTGTGGGGTCTCAGCACGTGGATCCCGTCCTATGTGAGCGAGGAGTACGGCGTCTCGCTCGCCTCGACCGGGGCCCTCGTGGCGATTCCCGGTCTCGCCGCGACCGGCGCGATCGTCGTCGGCGGGCGGCTCGCGGACCGTCTTGGCGGCCACCACCGCAGGGTGATCGTGCCCGGCATGACGGTGGCTGCCGTGACGCTGCTGTTCATGGTCTTCTCGCCGTCGCTCATCGGTTTCATCGTCTTCGGCACGCTCGCCACGACCGCCGTCTCCCTGTGCTACATGCCGATCCTTGCCGTGCCGCTGGGCGGCCTCGCGCCCGAGGACGTCGGCGTGGGCAGTGGCGCGATCGTCTTCGGCGGCCAGGTGGCCGGGATGGTCGCCCCGCCCGTCATCGGCGTGCTCGCCGACGCCTTCTCCTTCAAGGTGGCCTTCGCCTCCCTGGTGCTCGGCGCGGCCATCGCTCTTGTGATGGCGCTTCTCACCCCGCAGGACGCCGCCACCTTCCGGACCGTCACCGGCGCGTCCGACCTGCCCACGCCCGCAAAGGAGCACTCATGA